Proteins encoded together in one Amblyomma americanum isolate KBUSLIRL-KWMA chromosome 1, ASM5285725v1, whole genome shotgun sequence window:
- the LOC144114938 gene encoding uncharacterized protein LOC144114938 — protein MARGAGQERGSWAMPPQCEQRNKKTVRTSALSELVLPRLSSDRFGDLALNTQPHPPTWILLALPPFLPAATRLRMLSFAVLRWPRSSQSACRHFGPSSPCAWLPQVEAHFQLRCIASQETKFLHFVSSLPPDVAEELVDIISLPDTARPFDMLKAAIINYKSVSECSKLQQLLSATELGDSRPSKLLHHIRQLLGDSAAQHDTLL, from the exons atggcacgcggcgccggacaagaaagaggaagttgggcaaTGCCGCCGCAGTGCGAGCAGCGCAATAaaaaaacagttcgaacctcagcgctgtcggagctggttcttcctcgccttagctccgacagatttggtgACCTGGCTTTGAACACGCAGCCCCATCCTCCTACATGGATTCTGCTGGCTCTTCCACCCTTCCTGCCAGCGGCGACACGCCTCCGAATGCTCAGCTTCGCGGTGCTTCGGTGGCCACGTTCCAGCcagtcagcctgccgccattttggcccTAGTAGCCCCTGTGCCTGGCTCCcgcaggttgaggcgcatttccagctgcgatGTATCgccagccaggagaccaagttcctccacTTCGTGTCCtccctgcctcctgacgtcgctgaggagtTAGTGGACATCATCAGCTTGCCGGACACGGCTCGACCCTTCGACATgttgaaggcggctatcatcAACTACAAGTCAGTGTCCGAGTGCAgcaaactccagcagctcctcagcgctacagagcttggtgacagccgcccttcgaAACTCCTGCATCACATACGCCAGCTCCTTGGAGACTCTGCTGCTCAGCATGACACCCTTCTGT ga